Proteins co-encoded in one Sphingomonas sanguinis genomic window:
- a CDS encoding glycosyltransferase — MKDKRTILFLCDDPDVLGGLQRVLGTLIDAFRARGYHVVVTALQLSGGKGFVDPAVERHRLFSEGPLSRLIQKFKFGPLHLQGRRLLRLRWLAQRRARLFLRKQVETLRPIAVIAFDSLTAKLASESNLRDTKLLVQYHNSFDSLAGTSDLNRLRSASSGASSFLALTAADAEQFAMDGFSRVSYVSNPVSFFPARLPSHREQQVVALGRYHHQKAFDHLVTAWAKVPSREGWHLHIYGDGPERELINATVADLNIGDSVTVHGPTQDAQQVLSHASIYALSSRFEGLCMVALEAIACGVPIVTTASGPGTLEIAEGCGLICDIGDTTAFAAHLQTLIDDRTLREALGSAGRDKAQNYRVDAIVDRWERVIAESIAMPVTA, encoded by the coding sequence ATGAAAGACAAACGGACCATCCTGTTCCTGTGCGACGACCCGGACGTGCTGGGCGGGCTTCAGCGCGTACTGGGCACGCTGATCGACGCATTCCGCGCACGGGGTTACCACGTCGTCGTTACCGCACTGCAATTGAGCGGCGGAAAAGGATTCGTAGATCCAGCGGTCGAGCGGCATCGCCTATTCAGCGAAGGCCCCCTGTCCCGCCTGATACAGAAATTCAAATTCGGGCCATTGCATCTTCAGGGTCGCCGTCTGTTACGTTTGCGTTGGCTGGCACAACGCCGCGCGCGCCTTTTTTTACGCAAACAGGTCGAAACACTGCGGCCTATAGCCGTCATTGCATTCGATTCTCTAACGGCAAAACTCGCGTCGGAAAGCAACTTGCGCGACACCAAGCTGCTCGTTCAATATCATAATTCCTTTGATTCCCTAGCGGGAACTTCTGATCTTAACCGGTTGCGGTCCGCCAGTTCGGGGGCTTCCAGCTTTCTGGCTCTTACCGCCGCTGACGCCGAACAATTTGCGATGGATGGGTTTTCGCGCGTTTCTTATGTCTCGAACCCCGTTTCCTTCTTCCCCGCCCGTCTTCCCTCCCATCGTGAACAGCAGGTGGTGGCGCTCGGTCGCTATCACCATCAGAAGGCGTTCGATCACCTCGTGACGGCGTGGGCCAAGGTGCCATCGCGTGAGGGATGGCACCTTCACATCTATGGTGACGGCCCTGAACGGGAATTGATCAATGCAACGGTCGCCGATCTGAACATCGGGGACAGCGTCACGGTCCACGGACCGACCCAGGATGCGCAACAGGTCCTCAGCCATGCGTCCATTTATGCATTGTCTTCACGTTTCGAAGGGTTGTGCATGGTCGCGCTTGAGGCGATCGCCTGTGGCGTGCCTATCGTCACCACGGCATCCGGCCCCGGTACGCTGGAGATCGCAGAGGGTTGCGGCCTGATCTGCGATATAGGCGATACGACCGCCTTCGCGGCGCACCTTCAGACCCTCATCGACGATAGGACACTGCGGGAAGCCCTCGGTTCGGCCGGACGCGATAAGGCGCAGAATTATCGGGTCGACGCGATTGTCGATCGCTGGGAACGGGTTATAGCTGAAAGTATCGCTATGCCGGTCACCGCCTGA
- a CDS encoding GumC family protein — translation MTLVAEALSIFRRRKWLIIMCIAIAVVGGILATLLATPRYTANATIEIQRENRNFTMVKGAENSDSSGADMEFYQTQYGLLESKSLAQRVANQLRLSEDANFFEAFDKGHADRWFANGRVVAGASNREERTIAAGDALLKHISIDPERMSRLVRIGFSAPDPAFAKKVVDAWATQFIQQTLARRFDTTAYARRFLEQRLAQLRVRIDQSERQLVDYASREAIVNLPGESGTSGGERPLVVDNLSTLNRVLAQATADRIEAASRLDNARGGQSSEALTNPTISQLRTQRASLMADYARMMVQFEPSYPSAVALRQQIAQIDKTLAGEEGRVGGSLRKTYQSALEREGQLKQRVDTLEKQVLNFRRRSIQYNIYQRDVDTNRQLYDALLQRYKEIGVAGGVGVNNISVVDMSELPTHPSSPRALVNLAIAILAGTILGGVMAIVAEQVDDRVRDPADVETILHVPLLGTIPKVRNGEVGSAVMDTKSALSEAYLSLRARLAFSSDHGVPASLAITSSQPAEGKSTTSHVLARVLARSGKRVLLIDGDMRSPSIHHLLDLPNTKGLSNYLSGDDDLAGLYHPVGTEGLVIMTAGPQPPSAPELLTGERFGQLLGRAGADFDHVVIDAPPVMGLADALLIGSAVEGTMFVFDIKSTGRNTARVAIGRLLASQTHVLGVVLTKYDNKTGTYGYGYDYSYGEKAA, via the coding sequence ATGACGCTGGTGGCGGAAGCTCTGAGCATCTTCCGTCGTCGCAAGTGGCTGATCATCATGTGCATCGCGATTGCCGTGGTGGGTGGTATCCTGGCCACCCTGCTCGCGACGCCGCGTTACACGGCGAATGCCACGATCGAGATCCAACGGGAGAATCGCAACTTCACCATGGTGAAGGGCGCGGAAAACAGCGACAGCAGCGGCGCTGATATGGAATTCTATCAAACCCAATACGGGCTACTGGAATCCAAGTCCCTGGCCCAACGCGTCGCAAACCAGCTGCGGCTGTCTGAAGACGCCAATTTTTTCGAGGCATTCGATAAAGGTCATGCGGACCGCTGGTTCGCAAATGGACGGGTCGTGGCTGGGGCGTCCAACCGCGAAGAGCGTACCATCGCTGCGGGCGATGCCCTGCTGAAGCATATCTCGATCGATCCTGAGCGCATGTCGCGTCTCGTGCGCATCGGTTTCAGCGCACCCGATCCGGCGTTTGCCAAGAAGGTCGTCGACGCCTGGGCCACTCAGTTCATCCAGCAGACGCTGGCCCGCCGGTTCGATACGACCGCCTATGCCCGGCGCTTCCTGGAGCAACGTCTTGCGCAGTTGCGCGTGCGGATCGACCAGTCGGAGCGTCAGTTGGTCGATTATGCCTCGCGCGAGGCGATCGTGAACCTGCCGGGTGAATCGGGCACCAGTGGTGGCGAACGTCCGCTCGTCGTGGACAATCTGTCGACGTTGAACCGCGTCCTGGCGCAGGCCACGGCCGACCGCATCGAGGCGGCGAGCCGTCTCGACAATGCCCGCGGGGGCCAGAGCAGCGAAGCTCTGACGAATCCGACGATCTCGCAACTTCGTACCCAACGCGCCAGCCTGATGGCGGATTACGCGCGCATGATGGTGCAGTTCGAACCGAGCTACCCATCGGCCGTCGCATTGCGTCAGCAGATTGCCCAGATCGACAAAACGCTGGCGGGTGAGGAAGGTCGTGTCGGGGGATCGCTGCGCAAGACATATCAATCCGCGCTCGAACGAGAAGGACAGCTCAAGCAGCGGGTCGACACCCTGGAAAAGCAGGTGCTCAATTTTCGGCGTCGCAGCATCCAGTATAATATCTATCAGCGCGACGTGGATACCAATCGCCAACTCTATGATGCACTGCTGCAGCGTTACAAGGAAATCGGTGTCGCCGGTGGCGTGGGGGTAAACAACATCTCCGTCGTCGATATGTCCGAACTGCCGACCCACCCCTCCAGCCCGCGAGCGCTGGTCAATCTTGCCATCGCGATCCTCGCAGGTACGATTCTGGGCGGCGTGATGGCCATTGTCGCCGAACAGGTCGATGATCGGGTTCGCGACCCTGCCGATGTCGAGACGATACTCCATGTGCCTTTGCTGGGTACCATCCCCAAGGTGCGCAATGGCGAGGTCGGCAGTGCCGTGATGGACACCAAGTCCGCGCTATCCGAAGCCTATCTCTCATTGCGCGCGCGTTTGGCCTTCTCCTCGGATCATGGCGTTCCGGCGAGCCTGGCCATCACCAGCTCGCAGCCAGCCGAGGGCAAGTCTACAACCAGCCATGTCCTGGCACGCGTTCTGGCGCGCAGCGGCAAGCGCGTTCTACTGATCGATGGCGATATGCGCTCTCCATCGATCCACCATTTGCTCGACCTCCCGAACACGAAGGGTTTGAGTAACTATCTGTCGGGCGACGACGATCTGGCCGGCTTGTATCATCCCGTCGGTACCGAAGGGTTGGTGATCATGACCGCCGGTCCGCAGCCGCCGAGCGCACCCGAATTGCTGACCGGCGAACGCTTCGGTCAGCTGCTGGGGCGCGCCGGGGCGGATTTCGATCATGTCGTGATCGATGCTCCGCCGGTGATGGGCCTGGCCGACGCATTGTTGATCGGCAGTGCGGTGGAAGGGACGATGTTCGTGTTCGACATAAAGTCGACCGGCCGCAATACCGCCCGCGTGGCAATCGGCCGCCTGCTTGCATCGCAAACGCACGTGCTAGGCGTGGTGCTGACCAAGTACGATAACAAGACTGGGACCTATGGCTATGGCTATGACTATAGCTATGGGGAGAAGGCGGCCTGA
- a CDS encoding polysaccharide biosynthesis/export family protein, which translates to MLSACASHSVAPRSDLTVVQSHELPPPDTTDLILPQRAFVIGPLDQVSVEVYGLPELSRSVQVDSAGQISLPLVGSIQVAGKTPAQVGQIYADGLRTRYVRDPQVTVNLTDTVSQNMSVGGAVGAPGIYPVIGRMTLLRALARAQGINEFGKENEVVVYRRVNNKDMAALYDVRAIRAGAYADPEIYANDVIEVSESRGRRIFRDLITASPLLTVPLIRIFQ; encoded by the coding sequence GTGCTGAGTGCGTGCGCAAGCCATTCGGTTGCGCCTCGTTCCGACCTGACGGTCGTGCAGTCGCACGAACTGCCTCCACCAGATACGACCGACCTTATTCTGCCGCAGCGTGCATTTGTGATCGGGCCGCTCGATCAGGTGTCGGTCGAAGTATATGGCCTGCCTGAACTCAGCCGATCGGTACAGGTGGACAGTGCGGGCCAAATCTCGCTTCCGCTCGTTGGTTCGATTCAGGTCGCAGGCAAGACACCGGCGCAGGTTGGTCAGATTTACGCTGACGGGCTGAGAACACGTTATGTTCGCGATCCACAGGTGACGGTCAATCTCACCGATACCGTGTCGCAGAATATGTCCGTGGGTGGTGCGGTGGGCGCCCCCGGCATCTATCCGGTCATTGGCCGAATGACCCTCTTGCGTGCGCTGGCCCGCGCACAGGGGATCAATGAATTCGGCAAAGAGAATGAAGTCGTCGTGTATCGGCGTGTGAATAACAAGGACATGGCCGCGTTGTACGATGTGCGTGCGATCCGTGCCGGAGCCTATGCCGATCCCGAAATATACGCGAACGACGTCATTGAGGTAAGCGAATCCCGTGGTCGCCGGATTTTCCGTGACCTGATTACCGCGTCGCCGCTATTGACCGTACCTCTCATCAGAATCTTCCAGTAA
- a CDS encoding O-antigen ligase family protein, with translation MMMNVQSGHSRRRRRGRLPLSGVALQGGWLPLGLLCAAFAVLALGGGSNRTDVLSLLYVRPALVLVLAGMILLVPTSELKPLRVPLLLLLCGVALALIQLIPLPPGIWTALPGRELMVEAARAQGVAQPWRPISLTPDLTVQALLWFLAPACALVGWAAVPPDARRSVLFVLLGVGMVSALLGGLQAVQGVGSPLYLYQRTYEGNAVGFLANRNHQAALLSAMFPLLRIVTLLPTTTPQVALRRQIAAGLCALALIPLILLTASRAGMGLMVVGIIMAAMMAPLASGRRGKLLSWGLLIGGVAIAALVFFFGRALALNRLFELNALDDLRLRNTPQVLKMIGDFFPFGSGLGSFDPVFRILEPDSLLRPTTYNHAHNDFFEVAMTGGAAGVALMAAGLAWWLVAGWRLFRSRGRLGISGLLGRAGWSVMLILMLASTVDYPLRPPLMGFIFTIAASWVAQALYRGADRASALQKSEAGIGKPNSVKSYEELNP, from the coding sequence ATGATGATGAACGTCCAATCCGGGCACTCCCGCCGGCGTCGGCGGGGGAGGCTGCCTTTGAGTGGGGTGGCATTGCAGGGTGGCTGGCTGCCGCTGGGACTGCTTTGTGCGGCGTTTGCCGTGCTGGCGCTGGGCGGTGGGTCGAACCGGACCGACGTTCTTTCGCTGCTCTATGTACGACCGGCGCTGGTGCTGGTGCTGGCCGGCATGATTTTGCTGGTGCCCACCTCGGAACTGAAGCCCTTGCGCGTGCCGCTTCTGCTTCTTCTGTGCGGTGTCGCGCTGGCATTGATCCAGCTTATTCCGCTGCCGCCAGGAATTTGGACGGCGCTTCCCGGGCGTGAACTGATGGTGGAGGCGGCACGGGCACAGGGCGTCGCTCAACCCTGGCGACCGATCTCGTTGACCCCGGATCTGACGGTTCAGGCGTTGCTCTGGTTCCTCGCGCCAGCCTGCGCGTTGGTCGGATGGGCCGCCGTGCCGCCAGACGCTAGACGGTCGGTCCTGTTCGTATTGCTTGGCGTGGGAATGGTCAGTGCGCTGCTCGGCGGGCTACAGGCGGTACAGGGCGTCGGCAGCCCGCTATATTTGTATCAACGGACCTATGAGGGCAATGCGGTCGGCTTTCTCGCCAACCGCAACCATCAGGCGGCGCTGTTGTCCGCGATGTTCCCACTGCTGCGCATCGTAACGCTGCTTCCCACGACCACGCCTCAGGTCGCCCTGCGCCGTCAGATCGCAGCGGGGTTATGCGCGCTGGCGCTTATCCCGTTGATCCTGCTCACCGCATCGCGCGCCGGAATGGGGCTGATGGTGGTCGGGATCATCATGGCCGCCATGATGGCTCCATTGGCCAGTGGGCGCAGGGGAAAGCTCCTGTCCTGGGGGTTGCTGATCGGTGGCGTGGCGATCGCAGCTCTGGTGTTCTTCTTCGGTCGTGCGCTGGCGCTCAACCGCCTGTTCGAGCTTAACGCGCTGGACGATCTGCGGCTGCGCAACACGCCTCAGGTCCTGAAGATGATCGGGGACTTCTTTCCGTTCGGCAGCGGTCTCGGCTCGTTCGATCCGGTATTCCGTATCCTGGAACCTGACAGCTTGCTACGTCCTACGACATACAACCACGCGCATAACGACTTTTTCGAGGTGGCGATGACGGGGGGCGCGGCCGGCGTCGCCCTGATGGCCGCAGGGCTGGCATGGTGGCTGGTGGCCGGATGGCGGCTGTTCCGAAGCCGTGGCCGCCTGGGGATCAGCGGACTTCTGGGACGTGCCGGATGGAGCGTCATGTTGATCTTGATGCTGGCGAGCACGGTCGACTATCCGCTGCGCCCGCCCTTGATGGGTTTCATCTTTACTATAGCCGCATCTTGGGTTGCACAGGCGCTCTATCGGGGTGCCGATAGAGCATCTGCTTTACAAAAAAGCGAAGCGGGGATAGGCAAGCCAAATAGCGTCAAGTCTTACGAAGAGCTTAATCCTTGA
- a CDS encoding GDP-mannose 4,6-dehydratase — MRVGVTGLSGFTGTYLGAALKDAGHHPIAISPDLTDATALDHAVAEIAPDAVIHLAAKAFVASDDLAEFYTVNQVGSFNLLDAVARHRPGARVVLASSAQVYGEGASGTIAEDHPPAPANHYALSKRAMEMGASFWRDRLSILVARPFNYTGRGQENRYLIPKIVDHFRRRAAVIELGNIDVERDFGDVRAVVQAYVGLLGAADSDVPVNIATAMAHSVRDVLAMAGQLTGHHPEIVVNPAFVRNNDVQRLTGSNERLRTLLPHWAPVPLSDTLEWMLA; from the coding sequence ATGCGCGTCGGCGTCACCGGTTTGTCGGGATTTACCGGCACCTATCTTGGCGCAGCGCTGAAGGATGCCGGACATCACCCCATAGCCATCTCGCCAGATTTGACCGATGCGACCGCCCTCGACCATGCGGTCGCAGAGATCGCGCCGGATGCAGTGATCCACCTTGCCGCCAAAGCCTTTGTGGCATCTGATGACCTGGCCGAGTTTTACACGGTCAACCAAGTCGGGTCCTTCAATCTGCTCGATGCGGTGGCACGACACCGGCCCGGCGCGCGCGTGGTGCTTGCCAGTAGCGCGCAGGTCTATGGTGAAGGGGCGAGCGGCACCATAGCCGAGGATCATCCCCCCGCGCCCGCCAATCATTACGCGCTGAGCAAGCGGGCGATGGAAATGGGGGCGTCGTTCTGGCGCGATCGCCTGTCGATCCTCGTTGCGCGACCGTTCAACTATACCGGGCGGGGCCAAGAAAATCGCTATCTGATCCCCAAGATCGTCGATCATTTCCGCCGACGTGCGGCAGTGATCGAATTGGGCAATATCGATGTCGAACGCGATTTCGGTGATGTGCGCGCCGTGGTCCAGGCCTATGTCGGACTGCTAGGCGCAGCGGATAGCGACGTTCCCGTCAATATCGCGACCGCCATGGCGCATTCGGTCCGTGATGTGCTGGCCATGGCCGGACAACTGACCGGGCATCATCCGGAAATCGTCGTGAACCCGGCCTTCGTTCGTAACAATGACGTGCAGCGGCTGACGGGAAGCAATGAGCGGCTGCGAACGCTGTTGCCCCATTGGGCACCGGTCCCATTGTCGGATACGTTGGAATGGATGCTTGCTTGA
- the gmd gene encoding GDP-mannose 4,6-dehydratase: MTKSAIITGISGQDGAYLAENLLDRGYKVYGTYRRTSSVNFWRIEELGIQDHPNLHLVEYDLTDMGSAIRLIEQSEAIEIYNLAAQSFVGVSFDQPIATGMITGLGAAYLLEAIRTVNKSIRFYQASTSEMFGKVQAIPQTEDTPFYPRSPYGVAKLYAHWLTVNYRESFDIFGSSGILFNHESPLRGREFVTRKITDTVAKIHLGQAELLELGNLDAERDWGYAKDYVEGMRLILQHDTPDTFVLATNQKQSVRSFVELAFRQIGVMIEWSGAAEDEVGRDAATGKLLVRVNPRFYRPAEVELLIGDPAKATAALGWRSQTSLEELCRIMVEADVRRNKSGHSF; encoded by the coding sequence ATGACGAAGAGCGCTATCATCACCGGCATCAGCGGCCAGGACGGCGCCTATTTGGCGGAAAATCTTCTTGATCGTGGCTACAAAGTATATGGCACATATCGGCGAACCAGTTCCGTCAATTTCTGGCGGATCGAGGAATTGGGCATTCAGGATCACCCGAACCTGCACCTGGTCGAATATGATCTGACCGATATGGGATCAGCCATCCGTTTGATCGAACAATCCGAGGCGATCGAAATCTATAACCTTGCTGCACAAAGCTTTGTCGGCGTGTCCTTCGATCAGCCGATCGCCACCGGTATGATTACGGGTCTGGGCGCGGCCTATCTGCTGGAAGCGATCCGTACCGTGAACAAATCGATCCGCTTCTATCAGGCGTCGACCTCGGAAATGTTCGGCAAGGTCCAGGCCATTCCGCAGACCGAGGATACGCCCTTCTACCCGCGCAGCCCTTATGGTGTCGCCAAGCTCTACGCCCACTGGCTGACGGTCAATTACCGGGAGAGCTTCGACATATTCGGGTCGAGCGGCATCCTGTTCAACCATGAATCGCCACTGCGCGGACGCGAGTTCGTGACGCGCAAGATCACCGATACCGTCGCCAAGATCCATCTAGGCCAGGCCGAATTGCTGGAACTGGGTAATCTGGATGCCGAACGCGACTGGGGATATGCCAAGGATTATGTCGAGGGAATGCGGCTGATCCTGCAGCACGACACCCCCGATACCTTCGTTTTGGCCACCAACCAGAAGCAGAGCGTGCGCAGTTTCGTCGAGTTGGCCTTCCGGCAAATCGGTGTCATGATCGAATGGAGCGGCGCGGCCGAGGACGAGGTCGGTCGCGATGCCGCCACCGGCAAGTTGCTGGTGCGTGTCAATCCGCGTTTCTACCGTCCCGCCGAAGTGGAACTGCTCATCGGTGACCCGGCAAAGGCGACCGCGGCGCTCGGCTGGCGCAGCCAAACGTCGCTCGAAGAACTGTGCCGGATCATGGTGGAGGCGGATGTGCGCCGCAACAAAAGCGGCCACTCGTTCTGA
- the rfbC gene encoding dTDP-4-dehydrorhamnose 3,5-epimerase, whose product MLRTFPPNGSLYPMNSSPVQLIRPKRHADARGWFTETYNRDAFDALGIACAFVQDNHSLSIPSFTLRGLHFQRPPRAQDKLVRCIRGSIFDVAVDIRKGSPSYGRWVGAELSAENGHQLFIPIGFAHGFITLQERCEVVYKCSDTYAPQQDGGIRWDDPTLTSVDGQGGGIDWPLPAGTVPELSDKDKAQPALSDFDSPFAYDGRPLAPLF is encoded by the coding sequence ATGCTGCGCACTTTCCCGCCAAACGGAAGCCTGTACCCGATGAACTCCAGTCCCGTTCAGCTGATCCGCCCAAAGCGTCACGCCGATGCGCGCGGTTGGTTCACCGAAACTTACAATCGCGATGCCTTTGATGCGTTGGGGATCGCCTGTGCCTTCGTGCAGGACAATCACTCGCTGTCGATACCGTCCTTCACCCTGCGGGGCTTGCATTTTCAGCGGCCACCGCGCGCGCAGGACAAGCTGGTGCGCTGCATCCGCGGCAGCATCTTCGACGTGGCGGTGGATATACGAAAGGGTTCGCCCAGCTACGGCCGCTGGGTCGGGGCCGAGCTTTCCGCCGAAAATGGGCATCAGTTGTTCATCCCCATCGGTTTCGCTCACGGCTTCATCACGCTTCAGGAGCGGTGCGAAGTCGTCTACAAATGCTCGGACACTTATGCGCCGCAGCAGGACGGTGGCATCCGCTGGGACGATCCGACCCTCACCTCCGTTGATGGTCAGGGCGGCGGTATCGATTGGCCCCTGCCCGCCGGCACGGTTCCCGAACTGAGCGACAAGGATAAGGCGCAGCCCGCACTCTCGGATTTCGACAGCCCCTTCGCCTATGACGGCCGCCCGCTGGCCCCCCTCTTCTAA
- the rfbB gene encoding dTDP-glucose 4,6-dehydratase: protein MRIFVTGGAGFIGSALVRHLIENTTHEVLNFDKLTYAGTLTTVERVAASERYQFVQGDICDAGAVRTAIETFRPDIITHLAAESHVDRSIDGPGAFVQTNVVGTYTMLAEARAWWLSLDDAGKAAFRFHHISTDEVYGTLGDTGLFTEETPYDPRSPYSASKAGSDHLVSAWGHTFGLPVLITNCSNNYGPYHFPEKLIPLMIAKALDGEPLPIYGKGDQVRDWLYVEDHVRALQAVFERGEPGRTYNVGGHNERQNIEVVRTLCAILDELRPRNDGKSYADQMTEVADRPGHDKRYAIDASRIGAELGWTPVETFETGIRKTVQWYLANESWWRPLVANKASERRGVAA, encoded by the coding sequence ATGCGCATATTCGTCACCGGCGGTGCCGGCTTCATCGGCTCGGCACTGGTCCGTCATCTGATTGAGAACACCACGCATGAGGTGCTGAACTTCGACAAGCTGACCTATGCTGGCACATTGACCACGGTCGAACGGGTCGCCGCGAGCGAGCGTTACCAGTTCGTCCAGGGCGATATCTGCGATGCCGGCGCGGTTCGCACGGCGATCGAGACGTTCCGCCCCGACATCATCACGCATCTGGCCGCCGAAAGCCATGTCGACCGCTCGATCGATGGCCCAGGTGCGTTCGTGCAGACCAACGTGGTGGGCACCTACACGATGCTGGCCGAAGCACGCGCCTGGTGGCTATCACTGGACGATGCGGGCAAAGCCGCGTTCCGCTTCCATCATATTTCCACCGATGAGGTGTACGGGACGTTGGGGGATACGGGCCTGTTCACCGAAGAGACGCCCTATGACCCACGGTCGCCCTATTCGGCGTCGAAGGCTGGGTCGGACCACCTCGTCAGCGCATGGGGCCATACCTTCGGCCTGCCAGTCCTGATCACCAACTGCTCGAACAATTACGGCCCCTATCATTTCCCGGAAAAGCTGATCCCGCTGATGATCGCCAAGGCACTGGATGGCGAGCCGCTGCCGATCTACGGCAAGGGCGATCAGGTCCGCGACTGGCTGTACGTCGAAGATCATGTCCGTGCGCTTCAGGCGGTGTTCGAGCGAGGCGAGCCGGGCCGGACCTACAATGTCGGCGGACATAACGAACGACAGAATATCGAGGTCGTCAGGACGCTCTGCGCCATTCTGGACGAACTGCGTCCCCGCAACGACGGCAAGAGCTATGCCGACCAGATGACCGAGGTCGCCGACCGCCCGGGCCATGACAAGCGTTATGCGATCGACGCCTCGCGCATCGGCGCAGAGCTGGGCTGGACCCCGGTCGAGACCTTCGAGACCGGAATCCGCAAGACCGTGCAATGGTATCTGGCGAACGAATCCTGGTGGCGTCCGCTGGTCGCCAACAAGGCGTCGGAACGCCGCGGCGTAGCCGCCTGA
- the rfbD gene encoding dTDP-4-dehydrorhamnose reductase, with translation MTRSILITGASGQLGTELQRCPWPEGYDVVAIDRDTLDLCDTSAIAAKVAEREWAAVINAAAYTAVDKAESDLVTAWKVNAVAPAAFAQACVEAAIPLVQVSTDYVFAGDKQGAWEVNDPVAPLGVYGASKLGGELAVRTSGVRHAIVRTAWVVSAHGHNFVRTMLRVGATRDQLSVVNDQIGSPTGAADLARALMTITLRLIEDADAPVGTFHFSNAGAVSWAGFATEIFRQSGMRGGTTAEILPIPTSDYPTPARRPANSLLSHDAIRTAYGIEPRPWRAALNDILDELIGATK, from the coding sequence ATGACCCGCTCCATTCTCATCACCGGCGCCAGCGGACAGCTCGGTACCGAGCTCCAGCGCTGCCCCTGGCCCGAGGGCTATGATGTGGTCGCGATCGATCGCGACACGCTCGACCTGTGCGACACATCGGCGATCGCCGCCAAGGTGGCGGAGCGGGAATGGGCGGCGGTCATCAATGCCGCGGCCTATACGGCCGTCGACAAGGCCGAGAGCGACCTCGTGACCGCATGGAAGGTCAATGCCGTGGCGCCGGCCGCCTTCGCCCAGGCCTGTGTCGAGGCGGCCATCCCGCTGGTGCAGGTATCGACCGACTATGTGTTCGCCGGCGACAAACAGGGCGCATGGGAGGTGAACGATCCGGTCGCACCTTTGGGCGTCTATGGCGCGTCCAAGCTTGGCGGCGAACTGGCGGTGCGCACCTCGGGCGTGCGCCATGCGATCGTGCGGACCGCCTGGGTCGTCTCGGCACATGGGCATAATTTCGTCAGGACGATGCTGCGCGTCGGCGCCACCCGTGACCAGCTCTCGGTCGTCAACGATCAGATCGGCAGCCCGACCGGCGCGGCCGACCTCGCTCGGGCGCTGATGACGATCACGCTTCGCCTGATCGAGGACGCCGATGCACCGGTCGGTACCTTCCACTTCAGCAATGCGGGCGCGGTCAGCTGGGCGGGTTTCGCCACCGAGATTTTTCGCCAGAGCGGCATGCGCGGGGGTACGACGGCCGAAATACTGCCGATACCGACCAGCGACTATCCCACCCCGGCCAGACGCCCGGCCAATTCGCTGCTCAGCCATGATGCGATCCGCACCGCCTACGGCATCGAGCCGCGCCCCTGGCGGGCGGCTCTCAACGACATCCTCGACGAACTGATCGGAGCTACGAAATGA
- the rfbA gene encoding glucose-1-phosphate thymidylyltransferase RfbA → MKGIILAGGSGTRLHPATLAVNKQLLPVYDKPMIYYPLSVLMLAGIRDILIISSPEFLDNYRRLFGDGSAFGLTMSYAEQPSPDGLAQAFTIGADFIGDDQVALVLGDNIFFGAHLTDLLNSAVARPKGATVFSYRVEDPERYGVVEFGEGGRAVSLEEKPARPKSNHAVTGLYFYDNRVVEFARNLKPSARGELEITDINRLYMEAGDLYVEQMGRGYAWLDTGTHDSLLEAGEFVRTLQHRQGVQVACLEEIAYEMGFISAEQAREAGERFKKTAYGRAILNAVKG, encoded by the coding sequence ATGAAGGGTATCATCCTGGCCGGGGGTTCGGGCACTCGGCTTCACCCGGCAACCCTGGCGGTCAACAAGCAACTGCTGCCCGTCTATGACAAGCCGATGATCTATTATCCGCTCAGCGTGCTGATGCTTGCGGGTATTCGCGACATATTGATCATCTCCAGCCCGGAGTTCCTCGACAATTATCGCCGCCTGTTCGGCGACGGCTCCGCTTTCGGCCTGACCATGTCCTATGCCGAACAGCCCAGCCCCGATGGTCTGGCCCAGGCCTTCACCATCGGCGCGGACTTCATCGGCGACGACCAGGTCGCGCTGGTGCTGGGCGACAATATCTTCTTCGGCGCGCATCTGACCGACCTGCTGAACAGCGCGGTCGCGCGGCCCAAGGGCGCGACCGTCTTCAGCTACCGGGTCGAAGATCCCGAGCGTTACGGGGTGGTCGAGTTCGGAGAAGGCGGTCGCGCGGTCAGCCTGGAGGAGAAGCCCGCTCGACCGAAGTCCAACCATGCCGTCACCGGCCTTTATTTCTATGACAACCGCGTGGTCGAATTCGCCCGCAATCTGAAGCCCTCCGCGCGCGGCGAACTCGAAATCACGGATATCAACCGCCTCTATATGGAAGCGGGCGATCTCTATGTCGAACAGATGGGCCGGGGCTATGCCTGGCTCGATACCGGCACTCATGACAGCCTGCTGGAAGCCGGCGAGTTTGTCCGCACGCTTCAGCATCGTCAGGGGGTGCAGGTCGCCTGTCTCGAGGAAATCGCCTACGAAATGGGCTTCATCTCGGCCGAACAGGCGCGGGAAGCGGGCGAGCGGTTCAAGAAGACCGCCTATGGCCGCGCCATCCTCAACGCGGTCAAGGGCTGA